A window of the Microbacterium sp. AZCO genome harbors these coding sequences:
- a CDS encoding helix-turn-helix transcriptional regulator, with protein sequence MTETEALETHLQELRRGTVVLACLRLLETPGYGYGLLEELDARGFDTDANTLYPLLRRLEKQGHLVSEWNTDEARPRKFYRTSPAGARLADALTADFARVAASIDALPAKDRS encoded by the coding sequence ATGACCGAGACCGAAGCCCTCGAGACGCACCTGCAGGAGCTGCGCCGCGGCACCGTCGTGCTGGCCTGCCTGCGGCTGCTCGAGACTCCGGGCTACGGCTATGGCCTGCTCGAAGAGCTCGACGCGCGCGGCTTCGACACCGACGCCAACACCCTCTACCCCCTGCTGCGACGACTCGAGAAGCAGGGCCACCTCGTGAGCGAGTGGAACACCGACGAGGCGCGGCCTCGCAAGTTCTATCGCACGAGCCCCGCCGGCGCACGCCTCGCCGATGCCCTCACCGCCGACTTCGCCCGCGTCGCCGCCTCGATCGACGCTCTCCCCGCCAAGGACCGATCATGA